The window atactataacatggtaaatacacaaaacaggacagcctatacaatctgtccagaaactcaacttaaaactgtcaaattgaaaatccgacttcaccgttgcgtccggaaggcgtcaaaacccccgggtaccaattttcataatttataacatagtataagtatttttaacttaatttcaaagccaaaaatgttccaaaaacacatttttttcaccattttcaaaacctacgggattttgtcattctatcatttttttatcacaaaaatataaatatcaacgctttatgtcctattaaatctaaacaacaaaatttacataaaaataaattttaatgaattattattatatatattttttttcaatataattctttttacacaattgtatacacacatacacatcacatatttacatgtatatttttttttctttttctctaccaacattacaAATCCCTTCTagtattcaataaaaataaataaatgaatttctaacaccacatacattttttttctatgaacatccatttatatatatatatatatatatatatatatatatatatatatatatatatatatatatatatatatatatatatatatatatatatatatatatatatatatatatatattcaatcatccttcaaacaattttttcacacatatgtaaacatatccaaaaccctaaaaaaaacatacattaatttagatagaaaatacatcatactttcacacatgaatttttttaaatcatgaacaaatcataactataaaataacacacataaaaatcatagaaatttaaattaaacttaaaaataaaaactagattaagaattacttgCAATGGCTTGAAATGAGAAGATGTAAGGAaaattaggagattaaggaaataaggcaattaaggaaaaattaaggcaatacttatggaagGCAATAACTCCTTAATCTTTCAATATCCTAAGAAGTTACAAATCCCCCATAAtactccatatggccggccaatcCATTCacttcccatttttattttattttttttttaaattaaagataagttaggaaaaaggtttggacttaaaatggttttaattgccttaaaagttgaagtctcatgatctaacttactaacaaaataaataataaaaaaaatatattcttctaaaaagaataataataataatattactagcaaatcatttaatatatcggaaaaaaatatcggggtgttacagaagaACTTGCACCATAGTGATGGGTTAGTGGTGTACAGCAGTATCAGGTTCTTGTAGGCCATCAGGTGTTCCTCCGGGCAGGATgttccatcgaaggccgccatgTTTGGGATCTTTTTATTTTCCCGGGGTTaggagtattcagtatctccaGGGCCAGCGGAGAAATTATTGGTGTGAGATCTTCATGAAGTCTACTTCTGCCgtcctcattccgcggcatagtGACGGGACTAATGGGACGGCTAGATCCCGCGAGTTGTGCCTTTttcctttcttccctcctcTTATCCACTAGCGATTGAACGCTTTCAGATGCCCTTTGCTTCTTGCTTTCCAGGTAGGTACGGGCATCTCGAGAGGTGGTTTTAGATTCATCATCTCGTTGGTCAGTCCATTTGAGACTTGGGTGGGTCCTGGATCTCTCCCGCCTTTtcttattgcgtctactggagTGGGAAGTTctcgagttcccatcttgagattcatgagactttGGTATCTCTTGATGGGGTTCAATTCGTTCctgcaaattttttatttggttcgCCATGTCCTCTAAcactcgttgttgagtaggagtattatttatgacggcgcggagttgttcggaGAAAGCGGCggtgaggtttcgtgctagcatgtccagatcacgacgagtcacggcttgattattagcgtgacctgcggaagtgtctgtatctgtgctgtgcacggtggcggtttgagtTGGGTTTcttttgggagccatgactttttattcttttccccacagacggcgccaaactgtttcggttatgaaacgaggaagtggaaaacacttgaaataccgtaAGTGGAAGCCTTATCAGGAGTggcgattcgtggaaggaaggAACCTGAATTCTTGTAACACAACGCGTtggccttgtccggggggtgatctcccggaaaaccccttcgacgctcaagttagaacagtAATGTAAGATTTATTGAATAGACGATTATAAACCGAATGTGAGAATTAAGATATCGGGGTTGCGGGGTTGATATTGCTGGtattttggtaggctaatgaaaTGGGGAGTGAGTAAGGATATTAAGAGGGTTATTCTTAGATGATCCCTTCCTTTCTGATGTTGGCCTGTATTTATAGTGgtgaaaagaaaattatttttgagaaGAGGTGGATTATCATGGGGGTAATGGGCAGTTATCAGCCTTGGAAGAAGGAGAACCATGCAATGTGGGATGAATGAGAAGTTGGGTCAATCTGGAGGTTACTTTCCTGGGAGAAGTTAGGGTATTTTGAGGGTCACTTGCTCATGGGCCAACTAAGGAGTTTGGAGAATtcagaaaaagcccattgactaAAAAGTTAAGGTCAATCCAAAAGGTCAAAGGTTATTAAagtaataatgttattaatgatttaaataaataaataaagtagatAAGGGATACCATGACACTTTACAATGTTAATAGTACTTCTAGCCACGTGTATCAAAAATTGGCTCCACTAATTCTAGATTGAGttacttgtaagttgtaacgaTTTATTTAATCGCTAaacctaaaaaataaatattaatttaattaattgtaatttgtaaacgTAATTTACAAATAGCAATCTATATACCTAACACGGGCtcctattattatttatttaagataAGATAGTACATGGTAATGACCAAAATAAATTAGTCAAATGAAAATCACTAcgataaatttaacttttttgcaatattaaattttttgacattaaaaaaagccactaatttatatttttcgtataattattattgatttttattttatattccaTTATAAAGTGTTTTAGTGACACTTTTTTTGCCTTTAGTTGCATATATAATTGTTAAcatagtctatagtgacatttatgagaaatgtcactagattttACGTCGCGAAAAGTTTTAGTATggttttttattatgctgctaaaatggtctaataaatgtcaccaaattcactatatatactattagaaatttaaactagtgacatttaaattaaatgtcactaaatatacCCCACTAAAACCAAATATAATGAGTAAATTTACTAACACGTCATATTCTAGTTATTCTTAGTATTTTGTCGTGAAATATAAAAAGTGTAAAACACATACTATTGTATGAATAAACCTAACAAAATTGTGAATTCCATTTGACGCATtagagaataaaaaaaaatattaatagacTATATATCAACCGGTCAAAATGACGAATATTATTCTCTCGCATTAGAGAATAAAAGTAAAATTCATAGACTATAAATCAACTGgccaaaatgacaaatattatTCTCTCTTAATTGGGACATAGTTGGTCATGCAATTTTTGTCTTCGTTAGGCCGTCGGCTCATGTATAGCAACATATACAAGACCCCACTAGAAAAGGTAAAGATGCCAAATGCGAAATGCCAATGACTATCCTAAGGATTTTGTGCATATACATTATTGGATGCACGAATATTAAGTATACCAAGTAGAAGATACATGCACTATAGTGCTATTATGCTACAACTTTTGTCATTTCAATATCaataattcctttttttttatttcccttAGAGCTTTATACTACAAAACTAACTCGCacaattcatattaacttaaattttaaatagccaAACATAAATACCGTTCTATAATTCATTTTAGACAAtaacatagattttttttttttaaaaaaaaaaaaaaatacccagCACATAAAAGCATAGTAATATGAAAAACTCGGAAGAGACTGAATTTActgtatttttaatttgaacacCCTTTACTCATTTATGATATACTTCTATGATATAAGGACTGATTAAATTTCACAAAATGAAGCAATAATGTTTAACAATCAAAGTAGTAGAAACAAATCTTATAGTTTACAGTTCAAATCTTCATGTTGTAATAACTAATAATTTCTTTAGGCAACTAATTtcttttaagaaaatttcttccAAGAGATTCATACAACAATTATCCATATTTTCAGTTCCTCCTAAATTTTTAAGTCTCAATATAATTTTTGTTccattcaaaaacaaaaactttaAGAGTATCAAGTTTTTTGATTTTAGAATTActattatgttaatttttgggtcatttgactatatttttttaaaagtgagtcgataatcttttaattttttctcaataaatccacgattttaaaaatttgacaATAGATTTTTGCCATATGTTTCTCGactatatgtttttttataatacATCAATTATTTAGTGCCTCCATATTGAAATTTCTAACTTCTTCCAATTTTTAGATAAAATTATAGTTGAGATACTTTAAAAAACACAAGGAAAAAGGTGTTACATATTTgttatgttaaaatataaaagtatatcGAGGTAGTTCCAGCTGCCGCTTCATACGACAACAATACTAGACAATAATGtagtaaaattatataataatcaaGGGTCAACTATGTGCATCACGAATTtagacaactttttttttttttttttttttttaagttctaACAAAAATTGAGGATTTGAAATTCTTATCTTCAATTGCAATCTATAAAAACAGCTTTAGGACGAGTAATCTTTTGTTAAGAGGCCGACAAAGAGTATTCtgattctaattctaattctatttttccttcttttcaaGTTGCTTATAGatgctttttatttttaactaaattattttcttctctctgttaaaattgaaatgaatgaGTTGAACCTTACCGATCCAGGACCTAACTCGGAAGAGGACTAGTTATAGATGTCAAATTTGTGTCCTAGCTAGACTATTGATAGATTACATCGCTTATGTTTGCATATccttgtcaaggaaccaattcaaccaaaagtttaagttgatagttaaggccccatgatatgtttgttaaattaggttggacttattgtgaatgtcagcacGTTAACGGGAGACatgaggtgcacacacttcataaaccaaggagatatatatcatcccaaaaccatacggcaatgggaagaaggtctccaatagcttataaagcgtgcacaccattttcaatttgttttcatcccaaatatgttatatactgtaACACATTCCCTCACATGAGAGCCCTTTGGCTAGAGCTCTCGACGTAGCATAGACCCTTCTCATACCTGATGCGAAATATTCCGTTTGAATATGAGGCCGgatggttgagatttgaactcgTGATCTCTTGTCAcgtggcttctgataccatgtcaaggatcAAAACCAATTTaaacaaaagtttaagctgatagttgaggcCAGTCTCTAACAgtcctttttaatttatttgttttttgctcgtttttattatgtatatttattcTACCTGTCTATTCTAATGGCTTGATTTAGTTTAGTTGGTGTTATATTTCCCTGataatttttttcatgatgACACGGTGCCTTTCATAACCCCTTGTGCAAGGCTTTCGCCATTTAGGGGAATATTTGATTATATTCTTCTTTCCCCTCATTTTGGGGATGGTTCGGGTATATATCGTTTATTTTCTTTCCTCAGCCGAGTCTTGTTTCAAGCGGGATTACAATGTTGATGAATATATATCATTATGTACTACGTAATAACCTTTTAAGGACCCCGTAATCCAAATtggaacaaaaaaaatttcacttaGGAAGACCAAAATACAGAATAACATAgacattataaaatatatttattaattggttaattttcttaaattatagtcataataaaattttcgaATATGGATTTTCTGCTATTAGTAATAATTGATTGCGTATGGGTATATCGTCTGAATGTTCATTGTAAAACAAATTATGAATGCAAAAATTCACATCACTCATTCATATTTATGAGTTAACATTAGTTATATATCACTCTGGTTAGACAATAAAGGTTAATCCATGTCAAGACCTATGCAATGAGAACTGGCCAAGTTGGGCTCAAATTAAAGGAGCCATTTATTCAGACCTTGCAAAAAAGAAAACGAGCTCAAGCAGAGTAATGTGCATATTAACATCTTTTATGATCATCTAAAACTCTAAACAAATTTTGGAAATAATCGAAATTGTGAACAAAATTGGGAAATCTTGAGAGAACAAAAGCTACATAGCCAAAGTGTTTACCCTTGAaaagttaaaaatcaaaaaagaaaagttCATTATCATGGGCTATGAGACCTATTTGAGATAGTATGTAATAAAGTTTTTGTATGATTAGGTTAAAGTTGCTTTGGTTCCTAACTAAAAGTTTTAGATATGTTGTGTGTAAAAAAACAGCTAAGAAATAATCGATGCAACCTAGCTACTGTTAGAGGTATAATAATACAAGTAAattacattataatatattacaatataaatatatatatatatatatatatatatatatatatatatatatatatatatatatatatatatatatatatatatatatatatatatatatatatatatatatatatatatatatatatatatatatatatatatatatataggtaaaGATTGTTGACCCTTTGTGTATGACAATGAAGGTTTTCTTGCTTGTGACGAACTTACATCAAACGAAAAATGCTATTAAGATTTGATTGCGACACTTAAGTCACTGAAAAACAGATTGAAGGAGATATAACTTTTCTATAGTGATATTTCCCATACAAAGTTATTTGAGTTTAATCTTGTTTCAGATATAAATAATCACGAAAAGAAGTAATAAATCACATCAAACACCTGATACAATGTGATTAATctaaatgattatgtgtttgaaaaagaatattaaatGAGATACTTTTAGAAAAGTTTATAAGGCTCTtcacaacataaaaaaaaaatcttatttttagaaattagtTTGCTTTAAATCACAGCATATAATCTGACTTTCATGCtactttatatataaaataatatattgcaaGTTATCCATCCTATATTCCTTCAATAATAGATAAATTAATCAGCTATATAATGAAGAAAACTTCCATTTACGTAAGAACACAAAGCTTCATCAAACAAATCTTATGTTTAAAAAAGTTATTGTTACAAAATAGAGGTCACGCACGATGACCAGGCTACTGCCTCCTAAACTGTCAAGATTATGCAGCATGACATTTATTCATGTTGTAGGATAGGCATCATTGTGTTGGGGTCTCGCGACATTTAGTCATGTTGACCTGCCTTATGTTCACTTTACTTCAATATAACGTTATTGTTTTCTAAAACACTTTGGACTACTAGATATAAATCTATATATGTCCCACTATAATTATAGTACATATGATATGTCCCATAACCAGACAAATGTACAAAAATGAGATATATATTGCATGTATGGTTGATCACTATTTACCACCAAATGTACCATGACCAgacaaaaaccaaaaattatatcTAATACACTCATACCACACATTCATATTACATGCCTCAATATGGAATGGGAATCTGTACAAATATTTTATGGGTCCTTAGCGAATTAAAATAAGTAGATCtctttttacaaaatttttttattttagcttttatTTAATTGAAAACATGTTTTA of the Amaranthus tricolor cultivar Red isolate AtriRed21 chromosome 6, ASM2621246v1, whole genome shotgun sequence genome contains:
- the LOC130814967 gene encoding uncharacterized protein LOC130814967, whose protein sequence is MAPKRNPTQTATVHSTDTDTSAGHANNQAVTRRDLDMLARNLTAAFSEQLRAVINNTPTQQRVLEDMANQIKNLQERIEPHQEIPKSHESQDGNSRTSHSSRRNKKRRERSRTHPSLKWTDQRDDESKTTSRDARTYLESKKQRASESVQSLVDKRREERKKAQLAGSSRPISPVTMPRNEDGRSRLHEDLTPIISPLALEILNTPNPGKIKRSQTWRPSMEHPARRNT